The Kocuria sp. TGY1127_2 genome includes a window with the following:
- a CDS encoding MbtH family protein → MTNPFDREDSSFRVLVNDLQQHSLWPEYAEVPHGWVVVFGPAPRADCLSYVEKNWKDITPQPTSPLGES, encoded by the coding sequence ATGACGAATCCTTTCGATCGCGAGGACTCGAGTTTTCGTGTTCTGGTCAATGATCTCCAGCAGCACTCGCTGTGGCCGGAGTATGCAGAAGTGCCCCACGGATGGGTAGTGGTCTTCGGACCCGCGCCGCGTGCTGACTGCCTGAGTTATGTGGAGAAGAACTGGAAAGACATCACTCCGCAACCGACCTCCCCATTGGGCGAATCATGA
- a CDS encoding ATP-binding cassette domain-containing protein, whose protein sequence is MISLRQVTKTFGTFRALDRVSLEVPAGTIQGLLGPNGAGKTTIVRILTTLLVPSSGDAYIDGKDVNRQAQAVRARLGVSGQYAAIDEKLTGFENLQLVGELYGMARRQARSRAKELLEQFRLDDVPTGQLAGSYSGGMKRRLDLAGAIVARPRVVILDEPTTGLDPRGRRDTWQAISALALSGATVLLTTQYLEEADVLADSIAVIDSGRIVDQGTSETLKAKAGGPRIDVRFSPQQAFGPVRQAFAECGLEGSFDEKALSATAPAPLGTESLRSVLRMLGNRWVDVTEAGLRQPTLDEVFLQITGKPTDAQSPADTLGEDPIRNEVLS, encoded by the coding sequence ATGATTTCCTTACGCCAGGTCACCAAAACGTTCGGCACGTTTCGCGCTCTGGACCGGGTCAGTCTGGAGGTCCCTGCCGGTACGATTCAGGGTCTGCTTGGACCGAACGGCGCTGGTAAAACGACGATCGTGCGAATACTGACCACTTTGTTGGTTCCGAGTTCCGGAGATGCATACATCGATGGCAAGGACGTGAATCGACAGGCGCAAGCGGTACGAGCTCGATTGGGTGTTTCAGGGCAGTACGCAGCTATTGATGAAAAGCTCACTGGCTTCGAGAATCTGCAGTTGGTGGGAGAGCTTTATGGAATGGCGCGACGACAGGCACGTTCGAGGGCCAAAGAACTTCTGGAGCAATTCCGGCTCGATGACGTTCCCACCGGCCAACTGGCGGGGTCCTACTCAGGCGGAATGAAGCGCAGGTTGGACCTGGCCGGGGCCATCGTTGCTCGACCGAGGGTGGTCATCCTGGACGAACCCACTACGGGCCTGGACCCTCGTGGACGTCGCGATACATGGCAGGCTATCTCCGCTCTGGCATTGAGCGGAGCAACTGTGCTGTTGACGACCCAATACCTTGAAGAGGCTGACGTGTTGGCCGATTCCATCGCGGTCATCGACAGCGGTCGGATTGTGGACCAAGGTACCTCTGAAACGCTGAAAGCCAAGGCCGGAGGTCCGAGGATCGACGTCCGGTTCTCCCCTCAGCAAGCTTTTGGTCCGGTCCGGCAAGCCTTCGCCGAGTGCGGCTTGGAGGGTTCATTTGATGAGAAGGCACTCAGCGCCACGGCGCCAGCGCCTCTGGGCACTGAGAGCCTCCGTTCCGTACTCCGTATGCTGGGCAATCGCTGGGTGGACGTCACCGAAGCGGGACTGCGTCAACCCACACTCGACGAAGTATTTCTGCAAATAACGGGCAAGCCCACCGACGCGCAGTCTCCCGCTGACACCCTCGGCGAAGACCCTATTCGAAATGAGGTCCTTTCATGA
- a CDS encoding ABC transporter permease, whose protein sequence is MSALAAIRDGKTIARRNLTTLRRTPGALVTGFAQPIIFVLILAFVFGGALGGKDYREFLIGGILAQTLTFNSSFTAVYLAKDLHQGMVDRFRVLPMSRIGVILGRVWADLMTSMVSIMIILICGTAIGWRINGDPLHIALTLFLLVLYTFAISWVGAVIAMTARSVEVAQSLGLLWLFPVCFISGAFVSADMLPASLQGFAQWNPVTAVATAARHGFGNVPPENFQVATGWPAQNSMLYAFVCCAVIIAVFAPIASAQYRSISRR, encoded by the coding sequence ATGAGTGCTCTCGCAGCGATCCGCGACGGCAAAACGATCGCTCGCAGGAACCTCACGACTCTGAGGAGAACTCCAGGCGCCCTGGTTACCGGCTTCGCGCAGCCGATCATCTTCGTACTGATCCTGGCTTTCGTCTTCGGTGGGGCCCTCGGCGGGAAGGACTACCGGGAGTTCCTGATCGGCGGGATACTCGCTCAAACCTTGACGTTCAACTCCTCGTTCACGGCCGTGTATCTTGCCAAAGATTTGCACCAGGGCATGGTCGATCGCTTCAGGGTCCTGCCGATGTCGAGAATCGGTGTCATCCTGGGTCGAGTCTGGGCAGATTTGATGACCAGCATGGTGTCGATCATGATCATTCTGATATGCGGAACGGCTATCGGCTGGCGTATCAACGGCGATCCCCTGCACATTGCCCTGACCCTGTTTTTGCTGGTTCTGTACACATTCGCTATTTCATGGGTGGGAGCCGTTATTGCGATGACGGCCCGGAGTGTCGAAGTCGCCCAGAGCCTGGGTCTGCTGTGGCTCTTCCCCGTCTGTTTCATATCCGGAGCATTCGTGTCGGCTGATATGCTGCCTGCCTCCTTGCAAGGCTTCGCACAGTGGAATCCCGTGACCGCGGTCGCCACGGCGGCCCGTCATGGGTTCGGAAATGTGCCTCCGGAGAACTTCCAAGTTGCCACCGGCTGGCCCGCCCAGAATTCCATGTTGTATGCGTTTGTGTGTTGTGCCGTAATCATCGCGGTCTTCGCGCCTATTGCCTCGGCACAATATCGCAGCATCAGCCGTCGATGA
- a CDS encoding 4'-phosphopantetheinyl transferase superfamily protein, translating to MITILRFDCEKLARGSYPWGGLSPDELEEAASAEDREYAGRRRDPLDRFRTLSSRASLRLLAAHLRGQSSREAPILPIDRSCHRCGGPHGQPSVAGLSLSTSSSASSVLVGADASEAPLGVDVEAVPHDLFAGFDDHVLHPTESMACVRAGRSTADSQSARLRSRLAVWVAKEAVLKAAGIGLEHPMNRVLLEPSDRTTLWRDNQLTGELMWQLVTEAQSPNVRGLFVCLLPSAGGPVSAVATNAPADVHDIAQNLFQGRRASVAPELRSTPNASSRSPGRT from the coding sequence ATGATCACAATCCTGCGGTTCGACTGCGAAAAATTGGCTCGGGGTTCTTATCCCTGGGGCGGCCTGTCCCCCGACGAGCTGGAGGAGGCTGCCTCTGCGGAGGATCGGGAATATGCGGGCCGGCGTCGTGATCCATTGGACCGCTTCCGAACGCTCAGTTCACGGGCATCGCTGCGCCTGCTCGCCGCTCACCTGCGCGGCCAATCCTCACGGGAGGCACCGATCCTGCCCATTGATCGTTCATGCCACCGTTGCGGGGGCCCCCACGGACAACCATCCGTTGCGGGTCTCAGCTTGAGCACATCCAGCTCAGCATCCTCCGTGTTGGTTGGGGCCGACGCTTCGGAAGCCCCTCTGGGCGTGGACGTCGAAGCGGTTCCCCATGACTTGTTTGCCGGCTTCGACGATCACGTGCTGCACCCTACTGAGAGCATGGCCTGCGTGCGAGCAGGTCGGTCGACTGCAGATTCGCAGTCCGCACGCCTACGTAGCCGTTTGGCGGTGTGGGTTGCCAAGGAGGCGGTGCTGAAAGCCGCCGGCATCGGTCTGGAGCATCCCATGAACAGAGTTCTCCTTGAACCTTCGGACAGGACGACGCTCTGGAGGGACAACCAGCTCACAGGCGAACTGATGTGGCAGCTCGTCACCGAGGCTCAGAGCCCGAATGTTCGAGGGCTTTTCGTGTGCCTTCTACCGTCGGCGGGCGGTCCGGTGAGCGCCGTGGCGACCAATGCGCCCGCGGATGTCCACGACATCGCCCAGAACTTGTTCCAAGGTCGACGGGCCTCTGTGGCCCCGGAACTACGGTCTACACCAAATGCTTCGTCGAGGTCTCCGGGGCGTACTTGA
- a CDS encoding MFS transporter: MVKISDAPTTQAIDEIPFNRFHLRVTVMTFGANFTDGYILGMIGALLPALTAGWSLSGLESGLLASSALIGLFFGSLVLGRVGDLIGRQRVFVLNFVIITVASVLQFWADGFLSLFILRLIIGFGLGADYAVGPTLLSEFSPRKSRGMMLSSLTVMWTVGYVAANVLGSLFLTGEESWRVLLASGAIPALVVLVVRIGAPESPGWLISKGRIEEAQKIVGKYLKADISATDLAANASPEESHGFRELFAPGQAKYTWFGIVFYSALVLPYFAIYTFMPTIFENLEVSDGHVQEVVLNIFLLLGGIAGLWFVQKFSRRGATIISFLILTVSLVLLGLLADGSVAVLMIPFVVYTFVMSAASNLTQVYPAELFPTRLRATGVGLLNALSRIASAAGTFILPIMLTAWGISWSMFALALVLLIGLLFTIKYAPETSTKHLV; this comes from the coding sequence ATGGTAAAGATATCGGACGCACCCACGACGCAGGCCATAGACGAGATCCCCTTCAACAGATTTCATCTCCGAGTAACCGTCATGACCTTCGGTGCCAATTTCACGGATGGGTACATCCTGGGGATGATCGGGGCCCTCTTGCCCGCCCTGACAGCGGGCTGGTCCCTCAGCGGTCTCGAATCCGGACTGCTGGCCAGCTCCGCGCTCATCGGTTTGTTCTTCGGCAGTCTGGTCCTCGGCCGCGTCGGCGATCTCATCGGGCGTCAGCGCGTCTTCGTCCTCAATTTCGTGATCATAACGGTAGCCTCGGTCCTGCAGTTCTGGGCCGACGGGTTTCTCAGCCTTTTCATTCTGCGCCTCATCATTGGCTTCGGGCTCGGCGCGGACTACGCCGTCGGACCAACGCTGCTCTCGGAATTTTCTCCGAGGAAGTCTCGCGGCATGATGTTGTCTTCCCTGACCGTCATGTGGACCGTCGGATACGTCGCCGCCAACGTCTTGGGAAGTCTCTTCCTCACGGGGGAAGAATCATGGCGAGTACTGCTTGCCAGCGGTGCCATCCCCGCCCTCGTCGTCCTGGTGGTCCGAATCGGTGCGCCCGAATCTCCAGGGTGGCTCATCAGCAAGGGTCGTATCGAGGAGGCGCAAAAGATCGTCGGCAAATATCTCAAGGCAGATATCTCGGCGACGGATTTGGCCGCAAACGCCAGTCCCGAGGAGAGCCATGGTTTTCGCGAACTCTTTGCCCCGGGTCAAGCGAAGTACACCTGGTTCGGCATTGTGTTCTACAGCGCGCTCGTCCTTCCTTACTTCGCCATTTACACGTTCATGCCGACGATCTTCGAGAACCTCGAGGTATCCGACGGGCACGTGCAGGAAGTGGTCTTGAACATTTTCCTCCTCTTGGGCGGGATCGCCGGGTTGTGGTTCGTCCAGAAATTCTCGCGGCGAGGTGCAACGATCATCTCATTCCTGATCCTCACGGTTTCGCTCGTGCTTCTGGGTCTGCTGGCCGACGGCTCCGTCGCCGTGCTCATGATCCCGTTCGTCGTCTACACCTTCGTGATGTCTGCGGCGTCGAACCTGACGCAGGTGTATCCGGCCGAGTTGTTCCCCACCAGGTTGCGCGCGACCGGTGTAGGACTGCTCAATGCTCTGAGCCGAATCGCTTCCGCGGCGGGAACTTTCATTCTGCCCATCATGTTGACGGCTTGGGGCATCTCGTGGTCGATGTTTGCCCTGGCCCTCGTGCTCTTGATCGGTCTGCTCTTCACCATCAAGTACGCCCCGGAGACCTCGACGAAGCATTTGGTGTAG
- a CDS encoding IclR family transcriptional regulator: MAETSTRTVERALDLLGIVCDKGAMTLAEAAREAELPVSTTLRLLRTVEASKWLTRDDAGIYRPGVRLIQVGAQAFSDDSLAELSRQPMQDLAAETGESVYLSVEAHGDTVLYISIVEGNHSVRHVSWVGHTIPVQGSAAGSVLQGKTPEEGYLVSENIVEEDVTAISSPVYGGDRPIAAMSILVPTYRSTKQKTRSCGALLQHAASEVSRKLRTSSQ, from the coding sequence ATGGCCGAGACTTCGACCCGAACCGTTGAGAGAGCCCTCGATCTGCTGGGGATCGTCTGCGACAAGGGCGCGATGACGCTGGCCGAGGCTGCGCGCGAAGCGGAACTGCCGGTGAGCACCACCCTGCGGCTGCTTCGGACCGTTGAGGCGAGCAAATGGCTCACGCGGGATGATGCCGGGATTTATCGACCAGGGGTTCGTCTCATCCAAGTCGGTGCCCAAGCCTTCAGCGACGATTCCCTGGCAGAGCTCTCCAGACAGCCTATGCAGGATTTGGCGGCCGAGACGGGCGAATCCGTCTACCTGAGCGTCGAGGCACACGGTGACACGGTCCTGTACATCAGCATCGTCGAGGGAAACCATTCGGTGCGGCATGTCAGCTGGGTCGGCCACACGATCCCCGTGCAAGGATCCGCCGCCGGAAGCGTCCTCCAGGGAAAAACCCCGGAGGAGGGTTACTTGGTTTCGGAGAACATCGTCGAGGAAGACGTCACGGCCATCTCGTCACCCGTCTACGGAGGAGACAGACCCATTGCGGCCATGAGCATCCTGGTCCCCACCTACAGATCGACCAAACAGAAGACCAGAAGCTGCGGGGCACTTCTGCAGCATGCGGCCTCCGAAGTTTCCAGGAAATTGCGAACCTCGTCGCAATAG
- a CDS encoding aromatic amino acid lyase, translated as MRENEQSDLQQFRGEDHQESDHFGHTDPPVQVDGTGLRIADFDRIANGAGVRLAPDSLDRLRRQHRQAREISERQPVYGQSTGVGANRFVEIDEHDGEHGLRLLRSHAADAGSDVPAETVRVMLAIRLSQLAASGSGISPDVAQGLEQMLRDDALPIIRTIGGIGTADLAALASTALALNGERSTTRPLSVTVSFGRDSALPFMSSSALTLARTARCLARLRELERSSRVVAALSATAVRANRQAFSRQAGRAAVLPAVARVAEEMRGLLEEESEPARIQDPFGLRAYIQSQGAVVEAMDRLLNLVEVLTSTAQENPLFDFESLSAVHHGGFHQVSLGLATDGLNLALAQSAPLVMSRITMLHDPMYTGAPSFLADGTDGSSGHMMLEYIAASAMAQLRNTAQPASINTVVLSQGAEEDASFATQAVDQLERAADSYQMMLSIELLSAHRALDVLDRTTSSPLNRAILHMREVIPVVTADHDLRPDIDSASRALPGLAHGILPEA; from the coding sequence ATGCGCGAAAATGAGCAGTCCGATCTCCAGCAATTTCGAGGCGAAGACCATCAGGAATCCGACCATTTCGGTCATACGGATCCACCCGTCCAGGTGGACGGAACCGGACTGAGAATTGCCGATTTCGACAGGATTGCCAATGGTGCCGGGGTTCGTCTCGCACCGGATTCCCTTGACCGGCTCCGTCGGCAGCACCGACAAGCCCGTGAGATCAGTGAGCGGCAACCCGTATACGGCCAGTCCACGGGTGTGGGTGCAAATCGGTTCGTCGAGATAGACGAGCATGACGGCGAGCACGGCCTGCGACTGCTCCGGAGTCACGCCGCCGACGCCGGTTCCGACGTTCCCGCGGAAACGGTCCGAGTTATGTTGGCGATTCGCTTGTCTCAGCTCGCGGCGTCCGGAAGCGGGATCAGTCCGGACGTTGCCCAAGGCCTGGAACAAATGCTCCGGGACGATGCTTTGCCCATTATCAGGACCATAGGAGGCATCGGGACAGCCGACTTGGCGGCATTGGCCTCCACTGCACTGGCTTTGAATGGGGAACGCTCAACCACAAGGCCATTGTCCGTAACCGTGTCCTTCGGTCGAGACAGCGCTTTGCCGTTCATGAGCAGCAGCGCGCTGACATTGGCTCGGACGGCACGCTGCTTGGCGCGGCTGCGGGAGCTCGAGCGTTCCTCGCGCGTTGTCGCTGCTCTTTCGGCCACGGCTGTCCGGGCCAACCGGCAAGCTTTCTCGCGCCAAGCAGGCCGCGCCGCCGTGCTTCCCGCGGTGGCCCGGGTCGCGGAAGAAATGCGTGGTCTCCTCGAGGAAGAATCGGAGCCGGCCCGAATCCAGGATCCATTCGGCCTGCGCGCCTACATACAGTCGCAGGGTGCCGTGGTGGAAGCCATGGACCGACTGCTGAACCTCGTCGAAGTCTTGACCTCGACGGCCCAGGAGAATCCGCTCTTCGATTTCGAATCACTAAGCGCAGTGCACCACGGTGGATTCCACCAGGTTTCATTGGGCCTCGCCACCGACGGGTTGAACCTCGCCTTAGCCCAAAGCGCGCCCCTGGTCATGTCCCGCATCACCATGCTCCATGACCCGATGTACACGGGTGCGCCTTCATTCTTGGCCGACGGAACGGATGGCTCCTCCGGCCACATGATGCTCGAGTACATCGCAGCCAGTGCCATGGCGCAGTTGAGAAATACCGCCCAACCAGCATCGATAAACACCGTCGTGCTCTCGCAGGGTGCCGAGGAAGACGCCAGTTTCGCAACTCAAGCGGTCGATCAGCTCGAGCGGGCCGCGGACAGCTACCAGATGATGCTCTCCATCGAACTGCTGTCCGCGCACAGAGCCCTCGATGTGCTCGACAGAACGACATCTTCCCCGCTCAACCGCGCGATACTGCACATGCGGGAGGTGATCCCCGTCGTCACCGCAGACCACGACCTGCGCCCGGACATCGACTCGGCCAGCCGAGCACTCCCGGGTCTGGCTCACGGGATTCTTCCGGAGGCCTGA
- a CDS encoding GntP family permease, translated as MITDTPAYLVAVLLCAIVVLIFLINWRTKLHPFLALVVVAFLTALAAGEPLSEIPKTLTDGAGSILGETGIVIFLGAMLGRLLADSGAVAQIADTILSHSSPRAAPWITTLAAFVVGIPMFFEVGLVVLMPVIYSVALRLEVQSGRPKMWYLRILMPAIAALCCLHGMVPPHPGPVIAVDGLGANIGTTILLGLVCAVPTVILSGPVYAKLVAPHIKLEPPEHLVKQFTGTDLEEAFAAESSKKSTGSVAAQPSEEVATAVVEVSPVKSMPSGLAVVCILVPVILMLVNSVVLLFAPDSRLDTITEAFGNPAVSMLVGVLFASVVVAYQAKISGKQIRKSLTSSMGSVASVVMIVAGGGAFNQALQDSGIGDAIVDITSSLELNLIFLGWFIGLLLSFCTGSATAGIVAATGVLAPLVEGYSDPYTALIVIAIGSGTIGLNWVNHSGFWFVKESFGMTLGQATKTHMMVQTLVSVFGLIFAYLLSLFF; from the coding sequence ATGATCACTGATACACCCGCATACCTTGTCGCGGTCCTGCTCTGTGCCATCGTTGTGTTGATCTTTCTGATCAACTGGCGCACCAAGCTGCATCCATTCCTGGCACTAGTCGTCGTCGCGTTCCTGACGGCGCTGGCTGCCGGTGAACCGCTGAGTGAGATCCCGAAAACATTGACAGACGGTGCCGGAAGCATCTTGGGCGAAACCGGAATCGTGATCTTCCTCGGAGCGATGTTGGGCCGGCTGTTGGCAGACTCCGGGGCTGTAGCCCAGATCGCGGACACCATTCTTTCCCACAGCTCCCCGAGGGCTGCGCCATGGATCACTACTCTGGCCGCTTTTGTGGTCGGCATTCCGATGTTTTTCGAAGTCGGGCTGGTCGTCCTGATGCCGGTGATCTACTCAGTGGCCTTGCGCCTTGAGGTCCAGTCCGGTCGCCCAAAGATGTGGTACCTCAGAATCTTGATGCCGGCCATCGCCGCGCTGTGCTGTTTGCACGGAATGGTCCCGCCCCATCCAGGTCCGGTCATCGCCGTCGACGGGCTCGGAGCCAACATCGGCACGACCATCCTGCTCGGGCTGGTATGTGCGGTACCGACCGTCATACTGTCGGGGCCGGTCTACGCCAAACTCGTCGCACCCCATATAAAACTTGAGCCGCCAGAGCACCTCGTCAAGCAATTCACCGGCACGGACCTCGAAGAAGCGTTTGCCGCTGAATCGTCCAAGAAGTCAACAGGGTCGGTGGCAGCACAACCCTCGGAAGAGGTGGCCACGGCGGTCGTCGAGGTATCGCCGGTCAAAAGCATGCCTAGCGGACTGGCGGTCGTGTGTATCTTGGTTCCGGTCATCTTGATGCTCGTCAACTCCGTGGTCTTGCTCTTTGCCCCCGACTCTCGTCTGGACACCATCACGGAAGCTTTTGGTAATCCTGCGGTCTCCATGCTGGTCGGTGTCCTCTTCGCATCCGTGGTTGTCGCTTACCAGGCGAAGATTTCCGGCAAGCAGATCCGTAAATCCTTGACCAGCAGTATGGGGTCTGTGGCTAGCGTCGTCATGATCGTCGCAGGCGGGGGTGCGTTCAACCAGGCCTTGCAGGACTCAGGCATCGGTGACGCCATTGTTGATATCACCTCGTCCCTAGAGCTGAACCTGATTTTCCTGGGTTGGTTCATCGGCCTACTTCTGTCCTTCTGTACCGGTTCAGCCACTGCGGGTATCGTCGCCGCCACCGGAGTGCTGGCACCGCTTGTCGAAGGATATTCGGATCCATATACCGCGCTCATAGTCATAGCCATCGGTTCTGGAACCATCGGCCTCAACTGGGTCAACCACTCAGGGTTCTGGTTTGTAAAAGAAAGCTTCGGCATGACGCTTGGGCAGGCCACCAAAACCCACATGATGGTCCAAACCCTGGTTTCCGTCTTCGGGTTGATCTTCGCCTATTTGTTGTCTCTGTTCTTCTGA
- the tcuA gene encoding FAD-dependent tricarballylate dehydrogenase TcuA, which produces MSGTEQKYEADVIVVGGGNAGFTAAHAAAKNGRRVLLLEKGPSDDSGGNSFYTAGATRITHQGLEDLKDFIEPDARHAMTTVPPYTSEDYAADLDRVTEGRNDKELTKVLLDEVTETLRWLHSLGLKYRLMYERQSYQNPDGTYLFWGGLHVGNVGGGQGLMADHTRVAGELGIEIQYGVRGKELLTEDGSVIGVMAEVAGKEINYSAESVILTAGGFEADPEMRSQYLGQRWGHAKVRGTPYNTGDMLNAALAVGAARGGDWSSCHSVQWDAFTPHNESNRELTNRLTRQSYPLGILVNKNGDRFLDEGADFRNYTYAKYGKRILEQPDALAFQIFDAKTRPMLREEEYEMPEISEVTAETVGELAEKLGIDPTQLQKTVSDFNSRINVDADFDPNVKDGRRADVEPPKSNWAEEIDTAPFYAYPVTCGITFTFGGLKTDTHGRVLDQRGQHIKGLYAAGEMLGGLFANNYPGGSGLAAGCVFGRRAGQIA; this is translated from the coding sequence GTGTCCGGGACGGAACAAAAGTACGAGGCAGACGTGATCGTCGTCGGTGGAGGCAACGCGGGTTTCACGGCAGCCCATGCGGCGGCCAAGAACGGCCGCCGAGTACTTCTCTTGGAGAAGGGCCCCAGCGACGATTCTGGTGGCAATAGCTTCTACACGGCCGGCGCAACCCGGATTACGCATCAGGGGCTCGAAGATCTCAAGGATTTCATTGAACCCGACGCACGTCACGCAATGACCACGGTCCCGCCGTACACTTCTGAGGACTATGCCGCCGATCTTGATCGGGTCACGGAAGGTCGCAATGACAAAGAACTGACCAAAGTGCTCCTCGACGAAGTCACCGAAACCCTACGATGGTTGCATTCGCTGGGACTGAAGTACCGGCTGATGTACGAACGCCAGTCGTATCAGAACCCGGACGGAACGTATCTCTTCTGGGGCGGGTTGCACGTCGGAAACGTCGGCGGCGGTCAGGGTCTGATGGCCGACCACACACGTGTTGCGGGCGAACTGGGTATCGAGATCCAGTACGGAGTCCGCGGGAAGGAACTGCTCACCGAAGACGGCAGTGTAATAGGCGTGATGGCAGAGGTCGCAGGGAAGGAGATCAACTACTCGGCCGAATCCGTCATACTGACAGCCGGCGGTTTCGAAGCTGACCCAGAAATGCGCTCCCAGTACCTGGGCCAACGGTGGGGTCACGCTAAAGTGCGTGGAACGCCCTATAACACTGGAGACATGCTCAACGCGGCCCTGGCCGTTGGGGCCGCACGTGGCGGCGACTGGTCTAGCTGTCACTCGGTACAGTGGGACGCCTTTACTCCCCACAATGAGAGCAATCGGGAGCTGACCAACAGGCTTACCCGCCAGTCCTATCCTCTGGGCATACTGGTCAACAAAAACGGCGACCGCTTTCTCGATGAGGGCGCTGACTTCCGCAATTACACCTACGCCAAGTACGGCAAGCGCATCCTCGAGCAGCCGGATGCCTTGGCTTTTCAGATTTTCGATGCCAAGACCCGTCCGATGCTGCGTGAAGAAGAATACGAGATGCCTGAGATTTCGGAGGTGACTGCCGAGACGGTGGGCGAATTGGCTGAAAAGCTCGGTATCGATCCCACCCAGCTCCAAAAAACCGTCTCTGATTTCAACTCCCGCATTAACGTCGACGCCGATTTCGACCCCAATGTTAAGGACGGCCGCAGAGCTGACGTGGAGCCGCCCAAAAGCAACTGGGCGGAGGAGATCGACACTGCGCCGTTCTATGCCTATCCGGTCACTTGCGGTATCACCTTCACCTTTGGAGGTTTGAAAACCGACACCCATGGCAGAGTTCTCGACCAGCGCGGGCAACACATCAAGGGACTCTACGCAGCAGGAGAGATGCTCGGCGGGCTCTTCGCCAACAACTATCCTGGGGGTTCTGGCTTGGCGGCCGGTTGCGTCTTCGGCCGCAGGGCCGGACAGATCGCGTAG
- a CDS encoding GntR family transcriptional regulator → MARGAANGFDRNAIFEQLRQEIIEGTLEQGSPLKESPLATRFDVSRTPVRDALMRLEQTGLAVRGNRGLAVKSIDPQSVVQVYRLRILLEEEAAGQAAENRTFNDVISLQALMSRDKEVDQEDEQALVRANLDFHEAVWQATQNNLLISLLNEVTGQVVHAPKSTLSVGNRWSEALEEHEALVKSIEDRDIASARRIARQHFEQALHIRMSLLRESVRQRIDG, encoded by the coding sequence ATGGCACGAGGGGCGGCGAACGGCTTCGATCGCAACGCTATTTTCGAGCAACTGCGTCAAGAGATCATCGAAGGAACCTTGGAACAAGGCTCGCCCTTGAAGGAATCTCCACTCGCAACCCGGTTCGATGTCTCCCGCACCCCGGTCCGAGACGCATTGATGCGGCTGGAACAGACCGGTTTGGCGGTACGGGGGAATCGTGGGCTTGCGGTGAAAAGTATCGATCCGCAGTCGGTCGTACAGGTCTATCGGCTTCGTATTCTGCTCGAAGAAGAGGCCGCCGGACAGGCAGCAGAGAACCGAACGTTCAATGACGTGATCAGCTTGCAGGCCCTCATGTCTCGAGACAAGGAAGTGGATCAGGAAGACGAGCAGGCTCTGGTCCGTGCCAATCTGGATTTCCACGAAGCCGTCTGGCAAGCGACGCAAAACAACCTACTGATCTCATTGCTCAACGAAGTCACAGGCCAGGTAGTACACGCTCCAAAATCTACGCTTTCGGTCGGAAATCGCTGGAGCGAAGCGCTGGAAGAGCACGAAGCGCTGGTGAAGTCCATCGAAGACCGAGACATTGCCTCGGCACGCCGGATAGCCCGCCAGCACTTCGAACAAGCCCTGCACATTCGGATGAGCCTGCTCAGAGAATCCGTACGTCAACGCATCGACGGTTAA
- a CDS encoding SRPBCC family protein: MNRTMQVSDSVVIQAEAETIWNQVADPTQMPRWSPENTGAVGPEGGRPLHDSEVFNGTNHRGRARWITQCVVTESVPGKSFAFEVRKIGPRSPILRGGIARWAYDFEEVDGGTRVTETWTDQRTKWPDWLAGVFDRAVTGGKPFSDFQRKNIQRTLTTMKAEFEQAA, translated from the coding sequence ATGAACCGCACAATGCAGGTAAGCGACAGCGTGGTGATCCAAGCAGAAGCTGAGACGATCTGGAACCAGGTCGCTGATCCAACGCAGATGCCCCGATGGAGCCCGGAGAATACTGGGGCCGTGGGACCGGAGGGTGGCCGGCCATTGCACGATAGTGAGGTTTTCAACGGCACCAACCATCGCGGCAGGGCCCGCTGGATCACCCAGTGCGTCGTGACCGAATCCGTACCGGGGAAGAGCTTTGCCTTCGAAGTGCGCAAGATTGGGCCTCGTTCGCCCATTCTGCGCGGCGGGATCGCCCGGTGGGCTTACGATTTCGAAGAAGTCGACGGCGGCACGCGTGTCACCGAAACCTGGACTGATCAGCGAACGAAGTGGCCCGACTGGTTGGCCGGTGTGTTCGACCGAGCCGTCACCGGCGGCAAGCCGTTCTCGGATTTCCAACGGAAAAACATCCAACGCACGTTGACGACAATGAAGGCAGAATTCGAGCAAGCGGCCTGA